The Lathyrus oleraceus cultivar Zhongwan6 chromosome 5, CAAS_Psat_ZW6_1.0, whole genome shotgun sequence genome includes the window tcactcttgtgctttaggaactttacccatgtccagcggctgtaatcatcaacgattactagtccatacttctttccattgactgatgctgttttcacaggaccaaataagtcaatgtgaagaagctccagaggcttagaggtagaaacaacatttttctttttaaaagatgtttttgaaaactttcctttctgacaagcttcacacagagcatctgaagaaaacttcagtttaggtaggcctctgactaactcaagtttagttagctgagaaagtttcctcatgctaatgtggcctaagcgtctatgccatacccattgctcttcgtgaactgacattaaacatttaacattttgatcttttaaatcagaaagatttattttataaatgttgtttttcctcttgcctgtgaaaaggacagagccatcgttctgactaatggctttacacgttttttgattaaagattacatcataaccgttatcacttaattgacttatggataacaagttatgcattaatccttctacataaagaacatcagatatagagggaagagtaccattaccaatagttccggagcctctgatccttcctttctgatctcctccgaagcctacaaatccagcgtctttaagttccaggctttggaacatagactttcttcccgtcatatgtcgcgagcatccagagtccaggtaccatgactggtgtctgaactttgctgcataggatatctgcaacatagataatcttatctttcggtacccagaatctcttgggtccttttagattagtcttcccagagttttttataactttgggtcttctagcattcttaaatttttgttcttgtgtgtgtgtgtaatgatatgaaaaaggagatttaagctggttactggtagaagttttatcagaatcagaatcatacccaattccccttttattattctgacttactccataaatcatggatgccataatactcctatctattccactcttcagaaacttctgaaaggcttcttcatatttataaataatttcatttgaagtttgtggtgcttgagacaacatttcttctaattctaagcttttcgttttagcttcatctctttctaacgttaaagatatgattgtatcatctcttgctagaattgttgtctcaagtttactacactcttcagattttgctttaagaaggcctttgatgtttttaactttttgttttaatttctgaagagaggtaagagtttctgataaacatgattctaagtcagatctagaaagttcagaaaatacctcttcagattcttcatctgagctgctggatgtggtagccataagagctacgttggcctgttcatcagagtcagattctgatgattcggattcactatcgtcccaggtggccattaatcctttctttgttctgaaggtattcttcttgaagctttcttttctagggttatctttcttcagcttggggcattcatttctgtaatgacctgtttctttacattcaaaacaggtaatatctttattaggtttaccttttgaagttgactctgatcgatcccctctgggtcttgatcttctgaagttgttgttgttccttcttttccagagttgcttaactcttctggttagtaaggacagttcttcttcatcatcagagtcttcagattcagagtcatcagtgtctgcagtttctgcttgaagggctttggttctgtctgacttccgtctttcaggtctggacttcagcgccactgacttgttccttttctgaggctcatcctcctctagttctatctcatggcttctgagagaactaacaagttcttcaaggctgatattgttcagatcctttgataacttcagagcagtaaccattggtctccatttctttggcagacttctgacaatcttcttaacatgatctgcagtcgtgtatcctttgtctagcactttaagacctgcaataagagtttggaatctggaaaacatagcttctatagcttcgtcatcttccatcttgaaagcttcatatttctggatcagcgccagagccttcgtctccttgacttgggagtttccttcatgggtcatcttcagagagtcaagtatatctttagccgtctctctgttggtgatcttttcgtattcgttgtatgatatagcatttagaagtattgttctggccttgtggtgattcttgaaaacacgtttctgatcttctgacattttgcttctgggaacttcagctccatttaagactagaggtttgtatccatctgtgacaatgtcccagaggtcagcatcataacccagaaagaaactttcgattctatctttccagtaatcaaacttttctccatcaaaaacaggaggcttggcattgtaagaatctttctcatttgagtgggccatttgtttttctcgcactggatctctctacacggttaagtgtttgatttgaaaatcaataacagagccggagctctgataccaattgaaggtgagaaaaacaagaaagggggggtttgaattgtttgaaaaataagcgctttttgcaaaatgaaatcacacaatgattttatactggttcgcttataacacaaagctactccagtccacccggccaaggtgatttcgccttcaacaaggacttaatccactaatcttgaaagattacaaacaacccctaagagagaagaaaatctcttagtcctctcaagtctacagactaccaagagtcacttgaggaaatcaaataaaaattagatacaagatgtgtaatctagagtgcttctaagaaagcaaatattacaaacttaagaacaaatttttcacttgataagcaaaagcttagtgaaattctttgaagaacaaagatgtttttcttgagcgtgatataatttcagtatagttttggctagttgatttcttgcttactgaatgagatttcttctctatttataggagttgaagtagagttgaatctgttggatattgagatgtagttacgccattccattaatagcttctgcagtagactttttctcttagaagtgactacttaccacaagtagtatcttctctcttggaagtggagattaacgtctctttctaattgaggaaatccatttgcagaactttaacttggcttaaacgttacttcatcatgattaacaattctgattagagtctttgtgtatctggagaatcttgcttctgatgttatttcttgaaagttcagatggcgctgataacttccagagtttacagaaggcattaattcagagtcagagcttctagactttacttcatattcagatgcttctgatactttgtagttttgtccagagtcagagcttcttgaaagagattccactttagatgcttctgatacttgagattttgcatctgatcttgtattgcatctgatgacatcatcagatttatttcttctttctatagaaccctgcacacttagaaacttttcgttagggtgccatttttggtttcatcctttgttatcatcaaaatcatggagtctgttgtagaacactttttgttcttacagttgttccgctagttgtttagcaagttgaccgacttgagtttcgagatttttgattgccgcatcattgctcttttgattagccatcgacaattgcataaattgtgccaatgtctcttctaactttgaagtcacgaccggcggttgttgaggttggtaaggattttgacggctagaagtaccacccccataaccttggttacggtgatagttagcccttggttggaacccttgattcccttgaaaatgttgttgttgattttgaggatgttgttgatacggttgttgttgttgttgcctcggttggtagtctcgttggttcgccatgtaattcacctcttcgaacccgggaggtggacaaaacccGGTGTCATGATCACCCATGCAAAactcacaacaagctatttgtttagcttttgaaggctctttcaactcttttatttgttgagttaagagttcaacttgttgtgaaatgagtttattttgggcaagaatagcatcgtttgtcccaagttcaagcactcccggtttcttcaaagtgttgcctctattttgactttggaggtcatttagagccatacAGTTAATGATATCGGTAGCTTCGGcggcgcttttagacaacaaagaaccacccgaggtagcatccaataaagtcttgcaattaggttgaaggccattcttgaaaatgtggatttgcatcaattcgtcaaaaccatgccctttgcacttttgaagcatggatttaaatctttcccatgcctcattcaatgattcgttggctccttgcgaaaacacggagatagccgttttggattccatgaaccggttgtgggagaaaaatctttcaatgaacttctcttccaacacgttccaatccgtcatgactgcaggtgtttgatccaagtaccaatctttggctttgccgagcaaagcatgaggaagtagtcttttgaacaacggtaactcttgagcttgatcaactcaggctgccaatgctatctcgtaaaatttggtgagaaaagcaaaggggtcttcatggtccattccggtgaatgaACTTCCGTATAGcaagttaagagttcccgtcttcatctcggcttgccttcctGTATGGTTGGCAAACTGAGCTGTATTCCTCGGACTAttgacacatggtgtggaaacgggcggtggtggtggtggatCCATGATAGGTGTGAACGGTGGTGGGTGTGTTGTAGAAGAAccttctccttgttcttgtcgttgtctagcttgttgtCTCCTTCAACTtgttctgctattcagtctccttgcggttctttcgatctcgggatcaaaaagaagttggtcctcaggaacctgccctcgcataaacgaaagctgcacactaaaccaaacaaattaacaagcacaagtcaaaaattcagaagttaaaaattcagcaactattgcgatgctcgcaatatcaattcacaatccccgaCAATGGCGCCATTTTGTTAGAACAGGGATAGAGTATCGggatttgttatcgtctccatagggattatgtgatattgccgccgttcgacagttgttaagttcttaacttatagtaacaagggggttttagttttcggttacagtagcttgcataaaaagtaagaaattacggtaaaagttttggttttacgatttgagaaagattgtcaaagttagggttcgacgatcactttgcatgcgtatgttcgatcaaacaaaactcataaactccattagatgataaacacattcacaaaatcctcccaatgtgtttatttctaacacacattatggtttttcccattttgatccattgttgatttctcacacaatctatcaaaatgacaacttttaggtttaactttttagtgaacaaactcattctaaactatctctagctaaagaacaaggatggatgaaaacctaggtcaagagttggaaaacacctttcaataataaaccaacacaaagagttaccaataaaataaggttttcaccatacattcatcatcaaagagtttacaaatgaagatcaacccatatacatacaaagcttatgatcatctacatctaaccttgacaaaatgaaagacttagctacttattttcatggtagcttgaataacaagtttcggaagaaggttgatcaacatccgagtcgaagaatcgagattggatgggaatccaccttctttttgtaaaatattgttaagagaagaagaagaatgagaaatggggtttctagggcacaaaaatcacctcttagcaaaaaaaaaagtaaaaagaTGATAAAAAAAAAATCTGTTTCAAAAAGTAGCCAATACTACTTATAGAAATGGTTGCtaagctgtcatgctcgctaggcgagcagaatggttcgcctagcgagccccaaaataagtcAGCAGAAGAGCCTGCGTCCAAAGGAATCATCCCAGACAAGTTTGcatctgttcgctaggcgaacaatccttcgctaggcgaagccctcgcttctctcattcgctccagcgagtcttgatgtttttgctactggaagtgttcgctacttgctcgctggatgctcgcctagtgaatacttcgctacttccctcgccacaacgatttttgatctttttggttctgtccaagtctgggagtgttcgctggcatctcgctgcgtgttcgcctagcgaatacttcgctacctcactcgcctagcgagcttgcttatgtttgctttctttcttggttcctttgccatctttcttgtgccttagttttctactctttcatgcctaattcctacacaataacacacaaattaaaggtaccaagatcatttcacatagtattgcaaatcaacaaaagcaagggcggtttcgaacactttttcgacaaaaaagagtgaaagatgcccacatttgatagctcaaataaacaaacttgggcatctaacagtGTTGCAGCGAGTCCATTGAGCAAATGGAGGACCAGTAGTTTGGAAAACGTACCATCAACAAATTTCTCCTTGTTCTTCGAAATCAACGTGATGTGCATTGAGCATAACCACGTGTGGTAGTTTTTGTTGTCAAATGAAAGAGCAATAAGAATAAGTGCACGGCTTTCATTCGGATGCATATAGTAGGAGTTTGTAGAGTTTATTGCAAAATCGAAAAAACTCTTCTGATCCCATTGAGTTTTGATACCATGTTGATGTAACAAGCCCAACTCAACTAAAGAAGAAAAAGTTTTGCTATCGAAGAACAATTTATTTTCATACATACAAAGTGAGTACATGGACCGTATATATACCTATACATTACAAGGATAAAATTGGAAATAAGAAAATATTCTAACTACCTCCCTTAATCAACTATCGTATACTTAATTAGCTAGATTGATAGTGTCCCTTCTTCTTTATTTATATACTTTTGAGTTGCTAAAAAAAATACCAATAAGGAACTCCTTAATTTTTACTAAAAATAATCTCCTTGCTTTTTGAAACAATGAAATTTCATTTTATTAAATCATAATACTTTAATTCTACCACTTCTtcataattaaaaaaaatgcGATTCTAAACATTTCAATAAAAAATCACGATTCttatttttaaacaaattttGCATTTTTTTCTTTGAATTAAAATATATTCTATTTACTTAAAATGATAGTGAAATTGATAAAATTTTAAATAGAGTACTAAACATTACTCAAAATGTGAAACGAAAATTAAATAACAAATAATGAGTATATAAGATTTTGATTATGAATGAGAGTTACAAAACAAAACaatgcattattattattattattattattattattattattattattattattattattattattattattattattattattattattattattattattattattattaatattaataccTAAGAAGAAGAACTGAAGAAATTGACAAAATAACTAAGGTTCTAGTAATTAAAATTAGAATTACATATTGAGAATGGCACGATTATTAGATCGAACATGAGTAGTTTCAAACATAGGCAAATCCTCATAATAATACCTATCATTTCCGATCAATGCTAAATGATCTAGCTCGAAAAGATCTGAACTTGAACAACGTGCTATGTCACCATCATCCTTCTCATTTTTTCTCATAGAGTAATCTCTCAAAAGCTTCCGATTAAGATGAAACTCTATTAAAACATCCTCCACTCTATTGTTCATATTCAAAAcctcttcttctttcttcttaCTCACTGATCGTCCAATTTTGCATGCTGCTGAAACAGACAATGCAGTTAGACTTAAATCTTCTTCTCCTCCATGCAAACATTTGTTACCGCAAACTCGATTATCTTCGTCAACAATCACACTTACTGGACAAAAGCGCACTGTTCTTTTAGCACCATTATGTGATTTATGTGATTTATCTCTTGACGTAGATATGTTTTTACTCAAACAAGAACGCGAAAACGAAGAAGCTGAAGAGCGACTTGAAGTTTGTTGCGATTTACCTTTTCTCTCTGCATTCATATCTTTGTAAGAGGAAACAGTTTTTGTTTTCTTCGTGTTTATAAACAGTGAGCTGAGAAAACTTGTGAGTTTTCGACCTGGTGAGATTGGTTGCTTCACCGTTTGGAGATTGTTGTAAAGCTTCATCGCTCTGGATTTGGATTCTGGTTTGATGAATATTCCTTCGTCTCTGGCAATCACTGGCTTAGGCTTGGCATGAGCGAAACACGGAGTTAGAGATTTAGCTCTGTAGATCGATTCTGCATCGGAGGAAGATGATAATAATACAGAACTTGAATCTGAAGAACTTGGAGTGGAACTACTTGAACCTGAAGAGCTTGGAGTGGAACTGAAGAACACAACATCTTCATCACGATCATGATGCATTTTTAGGCGAAGATTTGGTTCATCTTCATCGAATCTATAGAATTTAGTATTGATTTTTCTCATTTTGTTAACTGTTGTTTCTGTGTAGAATTTCTTATCGGAATTTTTTCTATCTTCTTCGTCAATGGTACGAAGAATCTTGTCGAGAACAAAGGAAGAGAAAGAGGGGGTTTCAGGTTGGTTATACATGTTTGTGAAATGAGTAATGAGAAGATAGTGGcaagttttgaagttttgaagaagaatgaaaaatgaatgggaAAGAAAGATATGAAAGGTTTTTAAAGGATTTGTCACACTGGCCTATGCCGACGTGGCATTCCTTTCTTGCAAGAATTCAAAGGATTTGATTatcaataaataaaaaattaaaaagatAATAACTGTGTCCATTTTAACCATAACTATTAGTACAATAAATTTTTGACAAATTATTTATAGCTTGTCTTTAATTGCGTTGGctattttaatttatttttctattatttttattttaacttattttaaCTTGAACAAATTTATGTTGTTTTTAACgttatgtttttattttttttgtatcATATCAAACGGATAGAAAATAgtttgattttctattttttaacTTTGTCTTCTTTAACATTATTTCCCTTATATTTACTTCATGAATAAAACAAAGTgtaaagaaaaaaatatataaattatttttttattaattaaaagctaattttatttttaaattgagTCTCGCAATTTTTTAAAGATTAAAATTAAAACTTcatttttcatatttttaaaataatcaaATGTACTATATTTGTTTAGTTATAATTAAAGTGAAAACAGTcttaaaatgataataaaaaagGAAGGAAGGTAGTATAAAAAATGATGGTTTAATTGTTGGGAGTAATTTAGAGAATGAGTTAAGGAAACAAATTTTAATAGTTACCATAACTATTCTTATACTATCTTTTTATAAATAAAGTATTTTTTACACATAATTATAGAGGTTAATCTTTCAAATCTGATTGAATTATAATAGACCACAAACTTTCTCTAAAATTATTATGTATCTTTTGTTTCCTTATTTCTTTCTATTTATGAGCctataaataaaatataaagaTTTCAATTAATAGGAATTTGGTGATTAAATATAACCGCGGGACATACGCGCTCGAATACTTTTCCATTTGCAACCTGTTTGGGTGGATTAATTTAATTTCTCAGCGGATATCCAAGGTTCTTAAATGTGTAAATGTATTTTTATCGTAAATATGAAAGAGTTTGCTAACTTGCGTCCTTAAGACACAAGTTAAAgatattataattaaaaaatttatgtgaaataaattaatattttaaatttcaaaaaattaAATATTCGTATTTCACgaaaatatttttacaaataAGTCATTAACGTGTGCTTTTGGGACAAATGTTAGCATTAACCAATATGAAAGGGTGTTGCTAACTTGTGCCCTTAAGGCACAATTTATGTAGAGTAAAACAATATTTTAacttttaaaaaattaaatacaCGTGTTTcaagaaaatatttttacaaataAATCATTAAATTGTGCTCTTGAGGCACATGTTAGCATTAGTGAATATGAAAGTATTTTGCTAACTTGTGCCCTTAAGGCATAAGTTAAGGATACTACAATTAGAAAATTTATGTGGAATAAAAcaatattttaaattttaaaaaattaaatacaCGTATTTCAAAgaaatatttttataaataaatcaTTAACTTGTGCCCTTGAGACACATGTTAGCATTAATCAATAACCAATATGAAAGGGTCTTGCTAACTTGTGCCCTTAAGACACAAGTTAAAGATACTTCAATTAGAAAATTTATGTAGAATAAAATAATACTTTAagtttttaaaaaattaaatacacgtatttcaaaaaaatatttttacaaataAATCATTCCTGCTTTTTTATCTCAAATTATACACTGATTTGTTAATgttatatataaattaaaaatatataattaatgtTATGTGAAAAAGAGAATAATTAATGTCATGACTTACTTAGTAATGTTTTTATTAATGgtataaaaataaataataaatcAACATAATTAGAATATAAGAGGAAGATACTTAATATTTATGGTAGGTGTAAATTAAAAGGATAGCAGGTACGCAAAGAAGGTTTTAAACTTTTAATTTGCAATTAAGCTTGTGTAAACAAAAGTTGCAATTAAGCTGATAAGACCATCATTAAATGTACAGCCTAATATGCTCAAGCATAAACAGTAAACAGACTTGAATTGATAAAAAAATTAAGAGAGATTTGGATATTTACTCTTTTTTATATATAGAATTTGACAAATTGTATTTAATAATATATTGAATTACACTAATGATATACATAAATAATTACACTCTGTTTTAACCTTTTGTTTCATTCTAATTTAATGATTATTAAATGACCATTAGTGATTCAGataattattattaaaaataattttctTTCAAATAAATTTCATATTATCAAACCATAATATCTTCTTCACATAATATACATTGATCTAGGATTCATTGGTCCCttaaattcaaaaaataatattgatttctaaattcttcaaaaatatattatattaattatttttgtttaattaacaataaaaattaaaaaattgatcgttaaattttatcattaataattcaaaatgagtgtgttttgaatgtttaaaaaattaatataatattttttaaattaaaagaccaaaataaactataaaattaatatacagaaatatatatatagattaaatctaaaataaaatagTCACCTCACAATTTTTCTAATGACTCGCATAATTCTTCATATTAAAAGTCGTGATTCTAAATATTTTGTTAAGGAATCATGATTCTTAATAACAAAATAATTTTTCCTTATTTGTTTAAATGAATTTAATTTTTTTAAGTAAATTCTTTTCTGTTCacttaaaaaaataataaaattgaCGTATTTTAAATAGAATATGAACACTACTACGTAAAACCATATTACACTGGTCCTAGTAATAActtatttttgaatatttttttaattatttattaaaagACATTTCACTATCGTCAATGTTAACAAGAGTGGTGAAATGTATTTGGAGTGTAATATTagattttattagatttaattcatatttaaattatattattttcttagtccctaagtttgttagagggtattttagtattttatcctattgtagtaaccctagttttagcttataaatagggtgtcaatcattgtaacttttaatcctttttttgtagccgtcattctcttaatagaatattcatcttttattctacctttgcaccaacaattggtatctagagctccggttcagattcattgggaaacacgggaaacacgagtgaacgtgaggtcttgtgtgtttgattttgattcttagattcgtgttgaatcttgaacaaaatctgatcagaattttaattctgtgggttgggaaacactgtgtgagaaatctgagtgtattgtgcaaggtagaaagatgaacggaaacggcaacatgaacaccaaacttccagtatttgacggtaaaaactggaatcgttggatgatccaaatgcgtgtactgttcggtgctcaagatgttctagatcttgtcactgatggttatgttcaggt containing:
- the LOC127084421 gene encoding protein BIG GRAIN 1-like B; translation: MHHDRDEDVVFFSSTPSSSGSSSSTPSSSDSSSVLLSSSSDAESIYRAKSLTPCFAHAKPKPVIARDEGIFIKPESKSRAMKLYNNLQTVKQPISPGRKLTSFLSSLFINTKKTKTVSSYKDMNAERKGKSQQTSSRSSASSFSRSCLSKNISTSRDKSHKSHNGAKRTVRFCPVSVIVDEDNRVCGNKCLHGGEEDLSLTALSVSAACKIGRSVSKKKEEEVLNMNNRVEDVLIEFHLNRKLLRDYSMRKNEKDDGDIARCSSSDLFELDHLALIGNDRYYYEDLPMFETTHVRSNNRAILNM